From a single Mycolicibacterium moriokaense genomic region:
- a CDS encoding MBL fold metallo-hydrolase — MKFIQYYLDCLSHASYLVADETTGRAVVVDPQRDIAEYLADAKELGLTIELVIETHFHADFLSGHLELAKAAGAKIVYSSIAETEFESTGVADGERYSLGDVMLEFRHTPGHTPESLSIVVYEHADDEVPYGVLTGDALFIGDVGRPDLLASIGYTREELADKLYDSLHDKLMTLPDATRVYPAHGAGSACGKNLSTDRSSTIGDQKATNYALRAPDKETFMNLVTSGQPPAPGYFVYDAILNRKDHELLDETEMPTAMTYEEVREAVDGGAVLVDGRTPEEFAQGHLRGALNIGLEGRYAEFAGSVLPSDVDIVLFTEPGEELEGKNRLARIGFDRVIGYLANPYEAMFAHQNDVAVASRLTAKALTERASALTNLQIVDVRNPGEVDAGKIPNAISIPVGQLPERLGELDPARPTVLYCAGGYRSSVAASLLRQKGFADVSDILGGFGAWEEVIQNA; from the coding sequence ATGAAATTCATCCAGTACTACCTGGACTGTCTTTCGCACGCGTCGTACCTAGTAGCCGACGAAACCACTGGACGCGCAGTCGTTGTCGACCCGCAGCGGGACATCGCCGAGTATCTGGCCGACGCGAAGGAGCTGGGTCTGACGATCGAACTCGTCATCGAAACGCACTTCCACGCCGACTTCCTGTCCGGCCATCTCGAACTCGCGAAGGCGGCCGGCGCCAAGATCGTCTACTCTTCGATCGCCGAGACCGAGTTCGAGTCCACGGGGGTTGCCGACGGCGAACGGTATTCGCTCGGTGACGTCATGCTGGAGTTCCGCCATACCCCGGGGCACACTCCGGAGTCGCTGAGCATCGTGGTGTACGAGCATGCCGACGACGAGGTCCCATATGGCGTTCTGACCGGCGATGCGCTCTTCATCGGTGACGTGGGTCGCCCGGATCTCCTGGCATCGATCGGCTACACCCGCGAGGAACTGGCGGACAAGCTGTATGACTCGCTGCACGACAAGCTGATGACTCTTCCCGACGCCACCCGGGTGTACCCGGCGCACGGTGCGGGGTCGGCGTGCGGTAAGAACCTGTCGACCGATCGGTCGTCGACGATCGGGGACCAGAAGGCGACGAATTACGCGCTGCGGGCGCCCGACAAGGAGACGTTCATGAACCTCGTCACCTCGGGCCAGCCACCCGCGCCCGGCTATTTCGTCTACGACGCAATCCTCAACCGCAAGGACCACGAGCTGCTCGACGAGACCGAGATGCCGACGGCGATGACTTACGAAGAAGTCCGCGAGGCCGTCGACGGTGGTGCGGTTCTGGTCGACGGACGCACCCCCGAAGAGTTCGCGCAGGGCCACCTGCGTGGTGCGCTCAACATCGGACTCGAAGGCCGCTACGCCGAGTTCGCGGGGTCAGTGCTGCCGTCCGATGTCGACATTGTGCTGTTCACCGAGCCCGGCGAGGAGCTGGAGGGCAAGAACCGGCTCGCCAGGATCGGATTCGACCGCGTGATCGGCTACCTGGCCAATCCGTACGAGGCGATGTTCGCCCATCAGAACGATGTCGCGGTGGCATCGCGGTTGACGGCCAAGGCTTTAACCGAGCGGGCATCGGCGCTGACCAATCTCCAGATCGTCGACGTCCGCAATCCGGGCGAGGTCGACGCCGGGAAGATTCCGAACGCGATCTCGATTCCAGTGGGCCAGTTGCCCGAGCGACTCGGTGAACTGGACCCCGCCAGGCCGACTGTCTTGTACTGCGCCGGTGGGTACCGCTCGTCCGTGGCGGCGAGCCTGTTGAGGCAGAAAGGTTTCGCCGACGTGAGCGACATCCTTGGCGGCTTCGGCGCCTGGGAGGAAGTCATCCAAAACGCCTGA
- a CDS encoding CoA-acylating methylmalonate-semialdehyde dehydrogenase encodes MSKIISHWINNAAFAGAGTATAPVTNPATGVVTGEVALATVEDARAVNDAAAAAYPAWRDTSLAKRTQILFNFRELLNARKQELAEIITSEHGKVVSDALGEVSRGQEVVEFACGIPHLLKGGFTENASTKVDVYSVRQPLGVVGVISPFNFPAMVPMWFFPIAIATGNTVVLKPSEKDPSASLWLAELWAEAGLPPGVFNVLQGDKTAVDELLTNPTVKSVSFVGSTPIAKYVYATGTAHDKRVQALGGAKNHAVILPDADLDLAADAMVNAGFGSAGERCMAISACVAVGPIADDLVAKIAERAANIKTGDGTRDSDMGPLVTKAHRDKVASYIDAGEADGAKIVVDGRNVKVDGAPEGFWLGPTLIDNVTPEMSVYKDEIFGPVLSVIRVESYDEALDLVNSNPYGNGTAIFTNDGGAARRFQNEVQVGMVGINVPIPVPMAYYSFGGWKASLFGDSHAHGMDGVQFFTRQKAITSRWLDPSHGGIELGFPQNQ; translated from the coding sequence ATGAGCAAGATAATCAGCCACTGGATCAACAACGCGGCGTTCGCGGGCGCCGGCACCGCCACGGCCCCGGTGACCAACCCTGCCACCGGCGTCGTCACCGGTGAGGTCGCACTGGCCACGGTCGAGGACGCCCGCGCGGTGAACGACGCCGCGGCCGCCGCCTACCCCGCGTGGCGCGACACGTCGCTGGCCAAGCGCACGCAGATCCTGTTCAACTTCCGCGAACTACTCAACGCGCGTAAGCAGGAACTGGCCGAGATCATCACCAGCGAGCACGGCAAGGTCGTCTCCGATGCGCTCGGCGAGGTCAGCCGCGGTCAAGAGGTCGTCGAATTCGCCTGCGGTATACCGCATCTGCTCAAGGGCGGCTTCACCGAGAACGCGTCCACCAAGGTCGACGTGTATTCGGTCCGTCAGCCCTTGGGCGTGGTGGGCGTGATCAGCCCGTTCAACTTCCCCGCGATGGTGCCGATGTGGTTCTTCCCCATCGCGATCGCGACCGGCAACACCGTCGTGCTCAAACCGTCCGAGAAGGATCCGAGCGCCTCGCTGTGGCTGGCCGAGCTGTGGGCCGAAGCCGGACTGCCGCCTGGCGTTTTCAACGTGCTGCAGGGCGACAAGACCGCCGTCGACGAACTCCTGACGAACCCGACCGTCAAGTCGGTGTCCTTCGTCGGCTCAACGCCGATCGCGAAGTACGTCTACGCCACCGGCACCGCGCATGACAAGCGGGTGCAGGCGCTCGGCGGCGCGAAGAACCACGCGGTGATCCTGCCCGACGCCGACCTGGATCTGGCCGCCGACGCGATGGTCAACGCGGGCTTCGGTTCCGCAGGCGAGCGCTGCATGGCGATCTCGGCATGTGTGGCCGTCGGGCCGATCGCCGACGACCTGGTCGCGAAGATCGCCGAGCGTGCCGCGAACATCAAAACCGGCGATGGTACAAGGGATTCCGATATGGGACCGTTGGTGACCAAGGCACACCGCGACAAGGTCGCGTCGTACATAGATGCGGGTGAGGCCGACGGTGCCAAGATCGTGGTCGACGGCCGCAACGTGAAAGTCGACGGCGCCCCGGAGGGCTTCTGGCTCGGCCCGACGCTGATCGACAACGTCACGCCCGAGATGAGCGTCTACAAGGACGAGATCTTCGGCCCTGTGCTGTCGGTCATCCGCGTCGAAAGCTATGACGAGGCACTGGACTTGGTGAACTCAAATCCGTACGGCAACGGGACGGCGATCTTCACCAACGACGGTGGCGCCGCGCGCCGCTTCCAGAACGAGGTCCAGGTCGGGATGGTGGGCATCAATGTGCCCATTCCGGTTCCGATGGCTTACTACAGCTTCGGCGGATGGAAGGCGTCGCTGTTCGGCGACAGCCATGCCCACGGCATGGACGGCGTGCAGTTCTTCACCAGGCAGAAGGCGATCACCAGCCGCTGGCTCGACCCCAGCCACGGCGGTATCGAGCTGGGCTTCCCGCAGAATCAGTAG
- a CDS encoding Gfo/Idh/MocA family protein, with product MTDLRVAVLGVGVMGADHVARLNSRISGARAAVVNDYVTEKAEQIAATIPGCRAVVDPLDAIADPDVDAVVLATPGPTHEKQLLACLEHAKPVLCEKPLTTDVETSLAVVKREAELGKRLIQVGFMRRFDHEYAQLKALLDGGELGRPLVLHCAHRNPAVPPTFDSAMVVRDSLVHEVDVTRFLFDEEIASIQIIKPAANPGAPQGLADPQIAIMRTTSGKHVDVELFVTTGVAYEVRTEVVAEKGSATIGLDVGLIRKSAPGHWGGEIAPGFRERFGQAYDTEFQRWVDAVNAGVNLDGPGAWDGYAAAAVCEAGVESLNSGLPVEVKMVDRASIDGA from the coding sequence GTGACCGATTTGCGTGTGGCCGTTCTCGGCGTCGGCGTGATGGGCGCCGACCACGTAGCCCGACTCAACTCCAGGATCTCGGGAGCAAGGGCCGCCGTCGTCAACGACTACGTCACCGAGAAGGCCGAACAGATCGCGGCGACGATCCCGGGCTGCCGCGCCGTCGTCGACCCGCTCGATGCGATCGCCGATCCGGATGTCGACGCCGTCGTCCTCGCCACTCCCGGCCCGACGCACGAGAAGCAGCTTCTCGCTTGCCTGGAGCACGCCAAGCCCGTGTTGTGCGAGAAGCCGTTGACGACGGATGTCGAGACTTCGCTGGCGGTGGTGAAGCGGGAGGCCGAACTCGGCAAGCGGTTGATCCAGGTTGGCTTCATGCGGCGGTTCGATCACGAATACGCCCAGCTGAAGGCGCTCCTGGACGGCGGCGAACTCGGCCGCCCGCTGGTGTTGCATTGCGCACACCGTAATCCCGCGGTGCCACCGACGTTCGACAGCGCGATGGTGGTGCGCGACTCGCTGGTGCACGAGGTCGACGTCACCCGCTTCCTGTTCGACGAGGAGATCGCATCGATCCAGATCATCAAACCCGCGGCGAACCCCGGTGCACCGCAAGGCCTTGCCGATCCGCAGATCGCGATCATGCGCACCACGTCGGGCAAGCACGTCGACGTCGAATTGTTCGTCACGACCGGTGTGGCCTATGAGGTGCGCACGGAGGTGGTGGCCGAAAAGGGCAGCGCCACCATCGGACTCGATGTCGGACTCATCCGCAAGAGCGCCCCGGGTCACTGGGGCGGGGAGATCGCGCCGGGCTTCCGGGAACGCTTCGGCCAGGCCTATGACACGGAGTTCCAGCGCTGGGTCGACGCGGTGAACGCAGGTGTCAACCTCGACGGCCCGGGTGCGTGGGACGGATACGCCGCGGCCGCGGTGTGCGAGGCCGGCGTCGAGTCGCTGAACAGCGGGCTCCCTGTCGAAGTCAAGATGGTGGACCGCGCATCGATTGACGGAGCCTGA
- a CDS encoding sugar phosphate isomerase/epimerase family protein: MSTILVGSAPDSWGVWFPDDPGQTPYTRFLDEVAESGYRWIELGPYGYLPTDPQQLSDELNARNLKLSAGTVFEHLHQDASWDAVWAQVEDVAKLTAAVGGKHVVVIPEMWRDPATGAVLEDRNLTPEQWRKKTEGMNELGKAMFEKYGVRAQYHPHADSHIDTEENVYRFLDGTDGEFVNLCLDTGHISYCGGDNLAIIRRAPERIGYLHLKQVDPEVRAKVEAEDLPFGEAVKLGAMTEPPLGIPEMPPLLAEIGRLGIDVFAIVEQDMYPCDVDAPLPIAKRTRSYLGSCGVPTIQFS, encoded by the coding sequence GTGAGCACAATTCTTGTCGGTTCTGCCCCTGACTCCTGGGGCGTCTGGTTCCCCGACGATCCCGGGCAGACCCCCTACACCCGCTTCCTCGACGAGGTCGCGGAGTCCGGCTATCGGTGGATCGAACTCGGACCCTACGGATACCTGCCGACGGATCCCCAGCAGCTATCAGACGAACTGAATGCGCGCAACCTGAAGTTGTCGGCGGGCACGGTGTTCGAGCACCTACACCAGGACGCCTCATGGGACGCCGTGTGGGCGCAGGTCGAGGACGTCGCGAAGCTGACCGCGGCAGTCGGCGGCAAGCACGTCGTCGTCATCCCCGAGATGTGGCGCGACCCCGCGACAGGAGCCGTGCTCGAGGACCGCAACCTCACCCCCGAACAGTGGCGCAAGAAGACCGAGGGCATGAACGAGCTCGGCAAGGCGATGTTCGAGAAGTACGGCGTCCGTGCGCAATACCACCCGCACGCCGACAGCCACATCGATACCGAGGAGAACGTCTACCGGTTCCTCGACGGGACCGACGGCGAGTTCGTCAACTTGTGCCTGGACACCGGCCACATCAGCTACTGTGGCGGCGACAACCTCGCGATCATCCGCCGGGCACCGGAGCGCATCGGATACCTGCACCTCAAGCAGGTCGACCCCGAGGTACGCGCGAAGGTGGAGGCCGAGGATCTACCGTTCGGCGAGGCCGTCAAGCTCGGCGCGATGACCGAACCGCCGCTTGGCATTCCGGAGATGCCGCCGCTACTGGCCGAGATCGGGCGACTCGGTATCGACGTGTTCGCGATCGTCGAGCAGGACATGTACCCCTGCGATGTCGACGCTCCCCTGCCGATCGCCAAGCGCACCCGCTCCTATCTCGGTTCATGCGGCGTACCGACCATCCAATTCAGCTAG
- the iolD gene encoding 3D-(3,5/4)-trihydroxycyclohexane-1,2-dione acylhydrolase (decyclizing) — MVSTAPKRAEKTPDPESTVRLTVAQATIRFLANQYVERDGERTRFFAGAFGIFGHGNVAGLGQALLQDEVEAVEAGREPALKYVLGRNEQAMVHSAVAYARQKDRLQTWAVTASIGPGSTNMLTGAALATINRLPVLLLPADTFATRVSAPVLQELELPSSGDVTVNDAFKPLSRYFDRVWRPEQLPAALLGAMRVLTDPAETGAATIALPQDVQAEAHDWPESLFAERTWHVARPLPEKAVIARAAEIISTARKPLIVAGGGVVYSGATEALAALCEKTGIPVGMSQAGKGALPYDHPQCVGAIGSTGTTAANALATEADAVIGIGTRYSDFTSASRTAFNNPDVRFVNINVASLDSVKQGGVSVVADAREAIEALATALGDYRVSDDYRSRTTALAKEWDDTVSAAYAVEDGAPLNQSQVIGLANTLSEPRDVVVCAAGSMPGDLHKLWRTRDPKGYHVEYGYSCMGYEIAGGLGVRMADESRDVFVLVGDGSYLMMATELVTAVQEGVKLIVVLVQNHGFASIGSLSEALGSQRFGTAYRYRSDSGRLDGDKLPVDLAANAASLGADVIKVTTASDFAHAVKVAKASDRTTVIHVETDPLVSAPDSESWWDVPVSEVSTLESTQSAYQAYQDWKKIQRPLIRPSDS; from the coding sequence GTGGTCTCCACCGCACCCAAGCGCGCCGAGAAGACACCTGACCCCGAGAGCACCGTCCGACTGACCGTGGCGCAGGCGACGATTCGCTTCCTCGCCAACCAGTACGTCGAACGCGACGGCGAGCGCACCAGGTTCTTCGCGGGCGCCTTCGGCATCTTCGGACACGGCAACGTCGCAGGCCTCGGCCAGGCCCTCCTTCAGGACGAGGTCGAGGCGGTCGAGGCCGGCAGAGAGCCGGCACTGAAGTACGTGCTGGGTCGCAACGAACAGGCGATGGTGCACAGCGCAGTCGCGTACGCACGGCAGAAGGACCGGTTGCAGACGTGGGCCGTCACCGCCAGCATCGGCCCCGGGTCGACGAATATGCTGACGGGCGCCGCACTCGCGACGATCAACCGCCTTCCGGTGCTGCTGCTGCCCGCCGACACGTTCGCCACCCGCGTGAGCGCACCGGTGCTGCAGGAGTTGGAGTTGCCGTCGTCCGGCGATGTGACGGTCAACGACGCGTTCAAACCGCTGTCCCGCTACTTCGATCGGGTGTGGCGGCCCGAGCAATTGCCCGCCGCCCTGCTCGGCGCCATGCGGGTGCTCACCGATCCCGCCGAGACCGGCGCAGCGACGATCGCCCTCCCCCAGGACGTGCAGGCAGAAGCCCATGACTGGCCGGAATCGCTTTTCGCCGAACGCACCTGGCACGTCGCGCGACCGCTGCCCGAGAAGGCCGTCATCGCACGGGCGGCCGAGATCATCAGCACGGCGCGAAAACCGCTGATCGTCGCCGGCGGCGGCGTCGTCTACTCCGGCGCCACCGAGGCACTGGCCGCGCTGTGTGAGAAGACCGGCATTCCCGTCGGCATGAGTCAGGCCGGCAAGGGCGCGCTGCCCTACGACCACCCGCAGTGCGTCGGCGCCATCGGGTCGACGGGTACAACGGCCGCCAACGCACTGGCCACCGAGGCTGACGCGGTGATCGGAATCGGCACGCGGTACAGCGATTTCACGTCGGCATCGCGCACCGCGTTCAACAACCCAGACGTGCGGTTCGTCAACATCAATGTGGCGTCGCTGGATTCGGTGAAGCAGGGCGGCGTCAGCGTGGTGGCCGATGCCCGAGAGGCGATCGAGGCGCTGGCTACAGCGTTGGGCGACTACCGGGTCTCTGACGACTACCGCAGTCGCACCACGGCGCTCGCCAAGGAGTGGGACGACACCGTGTCGGCCGCCTATGCGGTCGAGGATGGGGCGCCGCTCAACCAGAGCCAGGTCATCGGCCTGGCGAACACATTGAGCGAACCGCGCGACGTCGTCGTCTGCGCCGCCGGTTCGATGCCCGGCGACCTACACAAGCTTTGGCGGACAAGGGATCCCAAGGGCTACCACGTCGAGTACGGCTACTCATGCATGGGCTACGAGATCGCAGGCGGTCTCGGGGTACGGATGGCCGACGAAAGCCGCGACGTGTTCGTATTGGTCGGCGACGGCTCCTACCTGATGATGGCCACCGAACTGGTGACCGCCGTGCAGGAGGGCGTCAAGCTCATTGTCGTCCTGGTGCAGAACCATGGCTTCGCGTCGATCGGTTCGCTGTCGGAGGCGTTGGGATCTCAGCGTTTCGGGACCGCGTACCGCTACCGCAGCGACAGCGGTCGACTCGACGGCGACAAGCTGCCGGTCGACCTCGCGGCCAACGCGGCGAGTCTCGGCGCGGATGTCATCAAGGTCACCACCGCCTCGGACTTCGCCCATGCCGTCAAGGTCGCCAAGGCCAGCGATCGCACCACCGTGATCCACGTCGAAACGGATCCGCTCGTCAGCGCTCCGGACAGCGAGTCATGGTGGGACGTACCGGTGTCAGAGGTGTCGACGCTGGAATCCACACAGTCGGCATACCAGGCCTATCAGGACTGGAAGAAGATTCAGCGCCCCCTGATCCGCCCCTCCGATTCCTGA
- the iolB gene encoding 5-deoxy-glucuronate isomerase, translated as MHSKLYIPARSATPPYTVDITPESAGWSESSLQVIELDEGQRVEISTDGIEVMILPLAGGGTVECDGETFELAPRASVFDGPSDMVYIGLDRTYVLGGEGRFAICGARAKNSFPNRRVAAADVPVELRGTGNCSRQVHNFGTAGVFDADSLIACEVITPGGNWSSYPAHKHDETTPTETELEEIYYFEIAGGPDGSRGFGYHRVYGTPDRPIEVLEEVRTGDVVLVPHGYHGPSVAAPGYHMYYLNVMAGPGAERAWKIVDDPEHAWLRSTWPDQPVDPRLPLHQTGA; from the coding sequence GTGCACAGCAAGCTTTACATTCCCGCCCGCAGCGCCACCCCGCCCTACACAGTCGACATCACGCCGGAATCCGCGGGGTGGAGCGAATCCTCGCTGCAGGTAATAGAACTCGACGAGGGTCAGCGAGTAGAGATCAGCACCGATGGCATCGAGGTGATGATTCTGCCACTGGCCGGCGGCGGCACCGTCGAATGCGACGGTGAGACATTCGAACTGGCGCCACGGGCCTCGGTGTTCGACGGCCCGTCCGACATGGTGTACATCGGCCTTGACCGGACCTACGTGCTCGGCGGCGAGGGCCGCTTCGCCATCTGCGGAGCCCGCGCCAAGAACTCATTCCCCAACCGCCGCGTCGCCGCCGCCGACGTTCCCGTCGAACTGCGCGGCACCGGCAACTGCAGCCGGCAGGTCCACAACTTCGGCACCGCAGGCGTTTTCGATGCCGACTCGCTGATCGCATGTGAAGTCATCACCCCCGGCGGCAACTGGTCGAGCTATCCCGCGCACAAGCACGACGAGACCACGCCCACCGAGACCGAACTCGAAGAGATCTACTACTTCGAGATCGCAGGCGGTCCCGACGGATCACGCGGATTCGGATATCACCGTGTCTACGGGACGCCGGACCGTCCGATCGAGGTGCTCGAAGAGGTGCGCACCGGCGATGTGGTGCTGGTGCCCCACGGGTATCACGGCCCGTCGGTGGCGGCGCCGGGATATCACATGTACTACCTCAACGTCATGGCCGGACCGGGCGCCGAACGCGCCTGGAAGATCGTCGACGACCCGGAGCACGCCTGGCTCCGCAGCACCTGGCCCGACCAACCCGTCGACCCCCGCCTCCCTCTGCACCAAACAGGAGCGTGA